In Amycolatopsis solani, a single window of DNA contains:
- a CDS encoding GyrI-like domain-containing protein, with amino-acid sequence MAPSALTTPPTRIDRAEVAVMEWTTADDLPSIQALWPRFERLVGLRGRKMYARVDERAGTYTVCTPVLAADRPAELDLATGVLPGSRYLRGHLSGDPPGMYARIGEAMAELQAAADDVDGGRPLVEFYRRRDHVELWVPVR; translated from the coding sequence ATGGCACCTTCGGCACTGACCACGCCCCCCACCCGCATCGACCGGGCGGAGGTGGCGGTCATGGAATGGACGACGGCGGACGACCTGCCGTCGATCCAAGCGCTCTGGCCGCGGTTCGAGCGGCTCGTCGGCCTGCGCGGGCGCAAGATGTACGCACGCGTCGACGAGCGGGCGGGCACGTACACCGTCTGCACGCCGGTGTTGGCCGCGGACCGGCCGGCGGAGCTGGACCTGGCGACCGGGGTGCTCCCGGGCAGCCGGTACCTGCGCGGCCACCTCTCGGGCGATCCACCGGGGATGTACGCGCGGATCGGCGAGGCGATGGCCGAGTTGCAGGCCGCCGCCGATGACGTCGACGGGGGTCGGCCGCTGGTGGAGTTCTATCGCCGGCGCGACCACGTCGAGTTGTGGGTGCCGGTCCGGTGA
- a CDS encoding bifunctional helix-turn-helix transcriptional regulator/GNAT family N-acetyltransferase, with translation MERDLIDGVRRFTRTVTQRIGALEDGFLARDRPLGQARVLWEIGEAGLDVRELRERLDLDSGYLSRLLRGLERDGLVRVEPSDADGRVRTAWLTEAGRTERATLDQLSDDAAAAILGPLSGGQRARLVAAMAEVERLLTASAVEVASCPPERPAARLCLRAYFGELARRFDGGFDPELSTSAADAEMTPPSGVLLVATLHGEPVGCGALKFHGGGPAEVKRMWVAPSARGLGLGRRLLAELEAHAASQGVRTLRLETNRALAEAIGLYRAAGYREVSAFNDEHYADHWFEKHLAAPRTLA, from the coding sequence ATGGAAAGGGACCTGATCGACGGCGTCCGGCGGTTCACCCGCACGGTCACCCAGCGGATCGGCGCGCTCGAGGACGGCTTCCTCGCCCGTGACCGGCCGCTCGGTCAGGCCCGGGTCCTGTGGGAGATCGGTGAGGCCGGCCTGGACGTGCGCGAGCTGCGTGAACGGCTCGACCTCGACTCCGGCTACCTGAGCAGGCTGCTGCGCGGGCTCGAACGGGACGGCCTGGTGCGCGTCGAGCCCAGCGACGCCGACGGGCGGGTGCGGACCGCGTGGCTGACCGAGGCCGGGCGGACCGAGCGCGCCACCCTCGACCAGCTCTCCGACGACGCCGCCGCGGCGATCCTCGGGCCGCTGTCCGGCGGGCAGCGCGCCCGGCTCGTCGCCGCCATGGCCGAGGTCGAGCGGCTCCTGACCGCGTCGGCGGTCGAGGTCGCGTCGTGCCCGCCGGAGCGGCCCGCCGCCCGGCTCTGCCTGCGCGCCTACTTCGGCGAGCTGGCCCGGCGGTTCGACGGCGGCTTCGACCCGGAGCTCAGCACCTCCGCGGCCGACGCCGAGATGACGCCGCCGTCCGGGGTGCTGCTCGTCGCCACGCTGCACGGCGAGCCGGTCGGGTGCGGTGCGCTGAAGTTCCACGGGGGCGGGCCCGCCGAGGTCAAGCGGATGTGGGTGGCGCCGTCGGCGCGCGGCCTCGGGCTGGGCCGCCGGCTGCTCGCCGAACTGGAGGCCCACGCCGCCTCGCAGGGTGTCCGGACGCTGCGGCTGGAGACGAACCGCGCGCTCGCCGAGGCGATCGGGCTGTACCGCGCGGCCGGCTACCGGGAGGTCTCCGCGTTCAACGACGAGCACTACGCCGATCACTGGTTCGAGAAGCACCTCGCCGCTCCCCGTACCCTTGCCTAG
- a CDS encoding DUF3800 domain-containing protein — protein MSPVEIACDESGSEGENLLGGETDVFAHAGVWLTPDAAADCVREIRARIGSPAEEYKANHLLRAKHRAVLEWLLDPGGPLDGHGHVHLTDKKLFAVRAAVELLAGPDAGELAPTLHRAGPAAFGAARWKYFLTAFTSVLRLNPRRGVTTSPERFFALVGDLAATPGEAGEILGLFRGGADRVAAYRARLASDPGLVPVLDPLVPAVLHTIRHWSADGTPVALVHDEQLALTAERVLQLKATLGHRLAGVRFVDSRADARVQIADFLAGVARRIASDELNGRGDARLTGPLKSFVDANSVWDGLSS, from the coding sequence GTGAGCCCGGTCGAGATCGCCTGCGACGAGTCGGGCTCGGAGGGCGAAAACCTGCTCGGCGGCGAGACCGACGTCTTCGCCCACGCCGGGGTGTGGCTGACCCCGGACGCCGCCGCGGACTGCGTGCGCGAAATCCGCGCGCGCATCGGCTCCCCGGCCGAGGAATACAAGGCCAACCACCTGCTGCGCGCCAAGCACCGCGCGGTGCTCGAGTGGCTGCTCGACCCCGGCGGCCCGCTCGACGGCCACGGCCACGTCCACCTGACCGACAAGAAGCTCTTCGCCGTGCGCGCCGCGGTCGAGCTGCTGGCCGGGCCGGACGCGGGTGAGCTCGCCCCCACCCTCCACCGCGCGGGCCCCGCCGCGTTCGGCGCCGCTCGCTGGAAGTACTTCCTGACCGCGTTCACCAGCGTGCTGCGGCTCAACCCCCGGCGCGGCGTGACGACGTCGCCGGAGCGGTTCTTCGCGCTGGTCGGCGACCTCGCCGCGACCCCTGGCGAAGCCGGCGAAATCCTCGGCCTCTTCCGCGGCGGCGCCGACCGCGTGGCCGCCTACCGCGCGCGGCTGGCGAGCGACCCGGGCCTGGTGCCGGTGCTCGACCCGCTGGTGCCCGCGGTGCTCCACACGATCCGCCACTGGAGCGCGGACGGCACGCCGGTCGCGCTGGTCCACGACGAACAGCTCGCCCTGACCGCCGAGCGCGTGCTGCAGCTCAAAGCCACCCTCGGCCACCGGCTGGCCGGCGTCCGGTTCGTCGACTCCCGCGCCGACGCCCGGGTCCAGATCGCCGACTTCCTCGCCGGCGTCGCCCGCCGCATCGCCTCCGACGAGCTGAACGGCCGCGGCGACGCCCGGCTGACCGGGCCGCTGAAGTCCTTTGTGGACGCCAACTCCGTCTGGGACGGGCTCAGCAGCTGA
- a CDS encoding DoxX family protein has product MSTAYLIVTLAAAAFVGFSAVSVFTRAKWVVEPITEYGVPEAWWPWLGTAKAAGAVGLVVGLFVPAIGVAAAIGLVLYFAGAVVTVLRARSYTHVAFPLIYLAPVVASLALLA; this is encoded by the coding sequence ATGTCGACTGCCTACCTGATCGTCACCCTTGCCGCCGCGGCGTTCGTGGGGTTCTCGGCGGTTTCGGTGTTCACCCGCGCGAAGTGGGTCGTCGAGCCGATCACCGAATACGGCGTGCCCGAGGCGTGGTGGCCGTGGCTGGGCACCGCCAAGGCGGCCGGCGCCGTGGGCCTGGTCGTCGGGCTGTTCGTGCCGGCGATCGGCGTCGCGGCGGCGATCGGCCTGGTGCTCTACTTCGCCGGCGCGGTCGTCACCGTGCTGCGCGCCCGGTCGTACACCCACGTGGCGTTCCCGCTGATCTACCTGGCGCCCGTGGTCGCTTCGCTGGCGCTGCTCGCCTGA
- a CDS encoding STAS domain-containing protein encodes MKIQKPPRLSRAFGRSSPGALCEPFSVTTTFAGDRCTVVAVAGDIDMATVAIFVECAETALAAGGVLVVDLGAVTFCSGAGLRALHRVQWCADEAAVPVAWVVCTPSMWRVLRGTGVAGFACFRDRDDALAALG; translated from the coding sequence ATGAAGATCCAGAAACCGCCGCGGCTTTCGCGAGCCTTCGGCCGCAGTTCGCCCGGGGCGTTGTGCGAGCCGTTTTCGGTCACCACGACGTTCGCCGGTGACCGGTGCACCGTCGTCGCCGTGGCAGGAGACATCGATATGGCGACCGTGGCGATTTTTGTCGAATGCGCGGAAACCGCGCTGGCGGCGGGCGGGGTGCTCGTCGTCGACCTCGGCGCCGTCACGTTCTGCTCCGGAGCCGGTCTCCGCGCGCTGCACCGCGTGCAGTGGTGCGCCGACGAGGCGGCCGTCCCGGTCGCGTGGGTGGTGTGCACCCCGTCGATGTGGCGGGTGCTGCGGGGGACCGGCGTCGCCGGCTTCGCGTGCTTCCGCGACCGGGACGACGCGCTGGCCGCGCTCGGCTGA
- a CDS encoding STAS domain-containing protein: MSPTPPVPTRSAPLTARRTAYRPGLLVLTFAGEIDALTLPILERELGSAPPGTVVADLTHVAFVGLAGARALAAAAERAETEGRGFCVVANSRTLARLFRVTGLAAAVPMFASLSDALRELLATGGLHGAAG; encoded by the coding sequence GTGTCCCCCACCCCGCCGGTCCCGACCCGGTCCGCGCCGCTCACGGCGCGCCGGACGGCGTACCGCCCCGGTCTCCTCGTGCTGACCTTCGCCGGTGAGATCGACGCTCTGACGTTGCCGATCCTCGAGCGCGAGCTGGGCTCGGCCCCACCGGGAACGGTGGTGGCGGACCTGACGCACGTGGCGTTCGTGGGCCTGGCCGGCGCCCGCGCGCTGGCGGCGGCCGCGGAGCGCGCCGAAACCGAGGGACGCGGCTTCTGCGTCGTGGCGAACAGCCGCACGCTCGCCCGGCTGTTCCGCGTCACCGGGCTGGCGGCGGCCGTCCCGATGTTCGCGTCCCTGTCCGACGCGCTGCGCGAGCTGCTGGCCACCGGCGGGCTGCACGGCGCGGCCGGCTGA
- a CDS encoding serine/threonine-protein kinase yields MSWQFGPYRVESLIARGGMGEVYRAHDTRHDRVVALKLLAPGFAADREFQERFRREAHAVARLREPHVIPIHAYGELDGRLYLDMRLVDGDDLGSRLAAGGAPPVADAVDVVGQVARALAAAHAEGLVHRDVKPSNVLVDATGFAYLVDFGIARAAGSATGLTATGGAVGTLDYMAPERFTDAPADHRVDVYSLACVLHQCLTGSKPFPASTAASLIGAHLHQPPPRPSALRPGLPAAFDDVIARGMAKDPADRFGSVAELADAARAALGGTSPVRAAAPPTRQATRVSPMPEPVPERPRTAKAPWVVAAVALLALAGVAAWFTIFSPSSQHEPTAGPASASPSTTAPSSPPPSPAAPVTTTQVSVRTSVATTVVAGGADLGLATAMSTPACDGSFVVILGSAVTPARYRADVQRFLDAHPGSSYLHAPSTGCGSLRQRVNGADVYAVYAGPFATKESACARRGGDAYVKRLDTTSSPAQVLSC; encoded by the coding sequence GTGAGCTGGCAGTTCGGGCCCTACCGCGTGGAGTCGCTGATCGCGCGCGGCGGGATGGGCGAGGTGTACCGCGCCCACGACACCCGCCACGATCGTGTCGTCGCCCTCAAGCTGCTCGCCCCCGGGTTCGCCGCCGACCGGGAGTTCCAGGAGCGGTTCCGGCGGGAGGCGCACGCGGTGGCGCGGCTGCGGGAGCCGCACGTCATCCCGATCCACGCCTACGGGGAGCTCGACGGGCGGCTCTACCTCGACATGCGGCTGGTCGACGGCGACGACCTCGGCAGCAGGCTGGCCGCGGGCGGGGCGCCGCCGGTCGCCGATGCCGTCGACGTCGTCGGGCAGGTCGCGCGGGCGCTGGCCGCCGCGCACGCCGAAGGGCTGGTGCACCGGGACGTCAAGCCGTCGAACGTGCTCGTCGACGCGACCGGGTTCGCCTACCTCGTGGACTTCGGGATCGCCCGCGCGGCCGGGTCCGCCACCGGGCTCACCGCGACCGGCGGGGCTGTCGGCACCCTCGACTACATGGCGCCCGAGCGCTTCACCGACGCGCCCGCCGACCACCGCGTCGACGTCTACTCGCTGGCCTGCGTGCTCCACCAGTGCCTGACCGGCAGCAAGCCGTTCCCGGCGTCGACGGCCGCGTCGCTGATCGGCGCCCACCTGCACCAGCCGCCGCCCCGGCCGAGCGCGCTGCGGCCCGGCCTGCCCGCCGCGTTCGACGACGTGATCGCGCGGGGCATGGCGAAGGACCCGGCGGACCGGTTCGGCTCGGTCGCGGAACTGGCCGACGCCGCGCGGGCCGCGCTCGGCGGCACCAGCCCGGTCCGCGCGGCCGCTCCGCCGACGCGGCAGGCCACCCGGGTCTCGCCGATGCCGGAGCCGGTTCCCGAGCGGCCGCGGACGGCGAAGGCGCCCTGGGTGGTCGCCGCGGTGGCGTTGCTCGCCCTCGCGGGCGTGGCCGCCTGGTTCACGATCTTCAGCCCCTCCTCGCAGCACGAGCCGACGGCGGGCCCGGCCTCGGCTTCGCCGTCCACCACGGCGCCGTCCTCCCCGCCGCCGTCGCCCGCCGCGCCGGTCACGACCACGCAGGTGAGCGTCCGGACGTCCGTCGCCACCACGGTCGTCGCGGGCGGGGCGGACCTCGGGCTGGCGACCGCGATGAGCACGCCCGCGTGCGACGGGTCGTTCGTGGTGATCCTCGGCTCCGCCGTGACCCCGGCCCGCTACCGCGCCGACGTCCAGCGCTTCCTCGACGCGCACCCCGGCTCGAGCTACCTGCACGCGCCGAGCACCGGCTGCGGGTCGCTGCGGCAGCGGGTGAACGGCGCCGACGTGTACGCGGTCTACGCCGGGCCGTTCGCCACCAAGGAATCCGCGTGCGCCCGGCGCGGTGGCGACGCGTACGTGAAACGGCTCGACACCACGAGTTCGCCGGCGCAGGTGCTCAGCTGCTGA
- the ligD gene encoding non-homologous end-joining DNA ligase, whose amino-acid sequence MGTVPDAVAPMLAVDGPLPDDDRHGYEWKWDGFRGCARIAAGGEARITSRSGSDHTHRYPELWDVFGPALGGHAAVLDGEVVALNAAGRPEFELMQRRAMHEPTPKLRAEVPVVYFAFDLLRVGDESLLDRPYEQRRELLAELVRPADGRLVVPPWYTRADITPDQLLATAAQHGIEGVVAKRLDAPYLPGTRSPSWTKRALTQTREVVLGGWRPGAGRRAGTLGALLLGAYDGEGALVYLGDVGTGFTDDALDHLRAVLAPLIRARSPFAGEVPRDRARGAQWVEPTLVGEVVYRRLTPDLRLRHTSWRGLRPDRVPHEVRIF is encoded by the coding sequence ATGGGGACGGTCCCGGACGCGGTGGCGCCGATGCTGGCCGTCGACGGGCCGCTCCCGGACGACGACCGCCACGGCTACGAGTGGAAGTGGGACGGCTTCCGCGGCTGCGCCCGGATCGCGGCCGGTGGCGAAGCCCGGATCACCAGCCGCAGCGGCAGCGACCACACCCACCGCTACCCCGAGCTGTGGGACGTCTTCGGGCCCGCGCTCGGCGGCCACGCGGCGGTGCTCGACGGCGAGGTGGTCGCCCTGAACGCGGCCGGCCGCCCGGAGTTCGAGCTGATGCAGCGCCGCGCGATGCACGAGCCGACGCCGAAGCTGCGGGCCGAGGTCCCGGTCGTCTACTTCGCGTTCGACCTGCTGCGCGTCGGGGACGAGTCGCTGCTGGACCGCCCGTACGAGCAGCGGCGGGAGCTCCTCGCGGAGCTGGTCCGCCCCGCGGACGGCCGGCTGGTGGTGCCGCCCTGGTACACCCGCGCCGACATCACGCCGGACCAGCTGCTGGCGACGGCGGCCCAGCACGGCATCGAAGGCGTCGTCGCGAAGCGCCTGGACGCGCCCTACCTGCCGGGCACGCGGTCACCGTCGTGGACGAAGCGCGCGTTGACGCAGACGCGCGAAGTGGTGCTCGGCGGCTGGCGCCCGGGCGCGGGCCGCCGCGCGGGCACCCTCGGCGCACTTTTGCTCGGCGCGTACGACGGCGAAGGCGCGCTGGTGTACCTCGGTGACGTCGGCACGGGGTTCACCGACGACGCGCTGGACCATCTCCGTGCCGTCCTGGCGCCGCTCATCCGCGCGAGGAGCCCCTTCGCGGGCGAGGTGCCCCGGGACCGCGCCCGCGGCGCCCAGTGGGTCGAGCCGACGCTGGTCGGCGAGGTCGTCTACCGGCGCCTGACACCGGACTTGCGCCTGCGCCACACTTCCTGGCGCGGCCTGCGCCCCGATCGGGTGCCGCACGAGGTGCGGATCTTCTGA
- the ligD gene encoding non-homologous end-joining DNA ligase yields the protein MAGSRITVRVGERQLTLSNLEKVLYPRDGFTKGEVLDYYTRIAPLLLPHIRDRAMTFVRFPDGVGGGSFFEKDVSRHAPEWVRTARLTVGGRGGDPEVVAYPLINDLPELVWAANLAALELHVHQWTVEPDGARSTPDRLVFDLDPGPGATVVDCSRVAERLHDVLTGHGFTPVAKTSGSKGMQVYAGVRTDDPGAPSRYAKALADRLAGETPDLVVARMTKNLRPGKVFIDWSQNNPFKTTVAPYSLRGRDEPTVSTPVTWDEVRACRHVSHLRFTAGEVLARVGETGDLFADLGRTRVSIPAFG from the coding sequence GTGGCGGGCAGCCGGATCACGGTGCGGGTGGGCGAGCGGCAGCTGACGCTCTCCAACCTGGAGAAGGTCCTCTACCCGCGCGACGGCTTCACCAAGGGCGAGGTGCTCGACTACTACACGCGGATCGCGCCCCTGCTGCTGCCGCACATCCGCGACCGGGCGATGACGTTCGTGCGCTTCCCCGACGGCGTCGGCGGCGGGTCGTTCTTCGAGAAGGACGTCTCGCGGCACGCCCCCGAGTGGGTCCGCACCGCGCGCCTGACCGTCGGCGGCCGGGGCGGCGACCCCGAGGTCGTCGCGTACCCGCTGATCAACGACCTGCCCGAGCTCGTGTGGGCGGCCAACCTCGCCGCGCTCGAACTGCACGTGCACCAGTGGACGGTCGAACCGGACGGTGCGCGGAGCACGCCGGACCGGCTGGTGTTCGACCTCGATCCCGGCCCCGGCGCGACGGTCGTCGACTGCTCCCGCGTCGCCGAGCGCCTCCACGACGTCCTCACCGGACACGGGTTCACGCCGGTGGCGAAGACGAGCGGCAGCAAGGGCATGCAGGTCTACGCGGGAGTGCGGACCGACGACCCGGGCGCGCCGTCGCGGTACGCGAAAGCGCTGGCGGACCGGCTCGCCGGCGAGACGCCGGACCTCGTCGTGGCGCGGATGACGAAGAACCTGCGTCCCGGCAAGGTTTTCATCGACTGGAGCCAGAACAACCCGTTCAAGACCACGGTGGCGCCGTACTCGCTGCGCGGGCGCGACGAGCCGACGGTGTCGACGCCGGTCACCTGGGACGAGGTGCGTGCCTGCCGGCACGTTTCGCACCTCCGGTTCACCGCCGGTGAAGTCTTGGCGCGGGTCGGCGAGACCGGAGATCTTTTCGCGGATCTGGGCCGCACGAGGGTCTCCATTCCGGCGTTCGGCTGA
- a CDS encoding alpha/beta fold hydrolase codes for MTAFAERDLTLPGGRTLHVYDSGGPGRLTVLWHHGTPNLGAPPGPLLPLGEELGIRWISYDRPGYGSSTPVPERSVGTAGEYATAVADALGVGRFAVLGHSGGSSHALACAALLPDRVVAAAGLAAVAPFYGENWFAGMADPGSLRAATEGRAAKERYEAAARFDPAVFTDADFAALKGSWSWLDSVVQPALGAVGLIDDDLAYVAPWGADPAAIAVPVLLVHGEDDRMVPAAHSRWLAARCPRAELRLTPGDGHISVLDHAAAALTWLADQASSASEATTGAR; via the coding sequence GTGACCGCGTTCGCCGAACGCGACCTGACGCTGCCCGGCGGGCGCACCCTGCACGTCTACGACAGCGGTGGCCCGGGGCGGCTCACCGTCCTGTGGCACCACGGCACGCCCAACCTCGGGGCGCCGCCCGGGCCGCTGCTGCCGCTGGGCGAGGAGCTCGGGATCCGCTGGATCTCCTACGACCGGCCCGGTTACGGGAGCTCGACGCCGGTGCCGGAGCGGTCGGTCGGGACCGCCGGCGAGTACGCGACCGCGGTCGCCGACGCGCTCGGGGTCGGGCGCTTCGCCGTCCTGGGCCACTCCGGGGGCAGTTCCCACGCGCTCGCCTGCGCGGCGCTGCTGCCCGATCGCGTCGTCGCGGCCGCCGGGCTCGCCGCGGTGGCGCCGTTTTACGGGGAGAATTGGTTCGCGGGCATGGCCGATCCGGGTTCCCTGCGGGCCGCCACCGAAGGCCGGGCCGCCAAGGAACGGTACGAAGCGGCCGCGCGGTTCGACCCCGCGGTGTTCACCGACGCCGACTTCGCCGCGCTGAAGGGGTCGTGGTCGTGGCTCGACAGCGTCGTCCAGCCCGCGCTCGGAGCCGTCGGGCTGATCGACGACGACCTCGCCTACGTCGCGCCCTGGGGCGCCGACCCGGCGGCCATCGCCGTGCCCGTGCTGCTGGTGCACGGCGAGGACGACCGGATGGTCCCCGCCGCGCACAGCCGGTGGCTCGCCGCGCGGTGCCCCCGCGCCGAGCTCCGGCTCACCCCCGGCGACGGGCACATCTCCGTGCTGGACCACGCCGCCGCCGCACTCACCTGGCTCGCCGATCAGGCGAGCAGCGCCAGCGAAGCGACCACGGGCGCCAGGTAG
- a CDS encoding Rieske (2Fe-2S) protein: protein MRDDDVDPVLARRTALTVLGAGLVAGCSTYGGTQAPPSAAQPPPAAGGTELGAAADIPVGGGKVFADKQVVVTQPAAGTFAAFSAVCTHQGCTVDTVADGTISCPCHGSKFKIADGSVANGPASQPLPKKAVTVTGGKITLT, encoded by the coding sequence GTGCGCGACGACGACGTGGACCCGGTGCTGGCGCGCCGGACGGCCCTGACGGTCCTGGGCGCCGGGCTGGTGGCCGGCTGCAGCACCTACGGCGGCACCCAGGCTCCGCCCTCGGCGGCCCAGCCACCCCCGGCGGCGGGTGGCACGGAACTCGGCGCCGCCGCGGACATCCCGGTCGGCGGTGGCAAAGTGTTCGCGGACAAGCAGGTGGTGGTGACCCAGCCGGCGGCGGGGACGTTCGCGGCCTTCTCGGCCGTCTGCACCCACCAGGGCTGCACGGTCGACACCGTCGCGGACGGCACGATTTCCTGCCCCTGCCACGGCAGCAAGTTCAAGATCGCCGACGGCTCGGTCGCGAACGGCCCGGCCTCCCAGCCCCTGCCGAAGAAGGCGGTCACGGTCACCGGCGGCAAGATCACCCTGACCTAG
- a CDS encoding alpha/beta hydrolase encodes MLPWEGDLAGRLDRHTVESELLRGNPLGDPHERPLWVYVPPGYDDGDERYPAVYVIQGYTGHVAMWANRTPFRQTFLETADAVFAGGAPGCVVVYVDAWTAYGGSQFVDSPGTGRYHSYLCDEIVPWVDAHYRTLPAAASRAIAGKSSGGFGAMITPMLRPDLFGALATHAGDSLYELSYVQDFGKGARALRGYDQDILKWWADFRSRPSFTKPEDATLLQLLGVSACFSAREDGTPELPCDPLTGAVRPEVWERWLAWDPVRMVPEHAAAIRDLRAVWIDAGTSDEYYLDLGAEAFRAAIAEAGLPDERVHFELFDAGHAAIDYRYPLSLAWLAGRLAR; translated from the coding sequence ATGCTGCCCTGGGAAGGCGACCTCGCCGGCCGGCTCGACCGGCACACCGTGGAGTCCGAGCTGCTGCGGGGCAACCCGCTCGGCGACCCGCACGAACGGCCGCTGTGGGTGTACGTCCCGCCGGGCTACGACGACGGCGACGAGCGCTACCCGGCGGTGTACGTCATCCAGGGCTACACCGGGCACGTGGCGATGTGGGCCAACCGGACGCCGTTCCGGCAGACCTTCCTGGAGACCGCCGACGCGGTCTTCGCCGGCGGGGCCCCGGGCTGCGTGGTCGTGTACGTCGACGCGTGGACCGCCTACGGCGGCTCCCAGTTCGTCGATTCGCCCGGCACCGGCCGCTACCACTCGTACCTGTGCGACGAGATCGTGCCTTGGGTGGACGCGCACTACCGGACCCTGCCCGCCGCCGCGTCCCGCGCGATCGCCGGCAAGTCCTCGGGCGGGTTCGGCGCGATGATCACGCCGATGCTGCGCCCCGACCTGTTCGGCGCGCTCGCGACGCACGCGGGCGACTCGCTGTACGAGCTGAGTTACGTCCAGGACTTCGGCAAGGGGGCCCGCGCGCTGCGCGGCTACGACCAGGACATCCTGAAGTGGTGGGCGGACTTCCGCTCGCGCCCGTCGTTCACCAAGCCGGAGGACGCGACCCTGCTGCAGCTGCTCGGCGTCTCGGCGTGCTTCTCGGCCCGCGAGGACGGGACGCCCGAGCTGCCGTGCGACCCGCTGACCGGCGCCGTCCGGCCGGAGGTGTGGGAACGTTGGCTGGCCTGGGACCCGGTCCGGATGGTGCCGGAGCACGCGGCGGCGATCCGGGACTTGCGTGCGGTGTGGATCGACGCGGGCACCAGCGACGAGTACTACCTCGACCTCGGCGCCGAGGCCTTCCGCGCGGCGATCGCGGAGGCGGGCTTGCCCGACGAACGCGTGCACTTCGAGCTGTTCGACGCCGGCCACGCGGCGATCGACTACCGCTACCCGCTCTCGCTGGCGTGGCTCGCCGGGCGGCTGGCCCGGTGA
- a CDS encoding DUF6529 family protein — MTTAGRRTAVALLVPLLAGAVVAVVLGVYGSLHTPTGVAVNVAGFSSPQSVKAWLATVVVVLAVVQLLSALSLYGKLGATPAWMGAVHRWSGRAAFLVSIPVALHCLYALGFQSFDTRVLLHSLLGCFFYGVFVAKMLLLRKDGAPAWALPVLGGLVFTGLVGLWLSASLWFFTQSGLTF; from the coding sequence ATGACCACGGCCGGGCGCCGCACCGCGGTCGCGCTCCTGGTCCCGCTGCTCGCCGGCGCCGTCGTCGCGGTGGTGCTCGGCGTCTACGGCAGCCTGCACACGCCGACCGGCGTCGCGGTGAACGTCGCCGGGTTCTCCAGCCCGCAGTCGGTGAAGGCGTGGCTGGCGACGGTGGTCGTCGTGCTCGCCGTCGTCCAGCTGCTCTCGGCGCTTTCGCTGTACGGCAAGCTCGGCGCGACGCCCGCGTGGATGGGCGCGGTGCACCGCTGGTCGGGCCGGGCGGCCTTCCTCGTGTCGATCCCGGTGGCGCTGCACTGCCTGTACGCGCTGGGGTTCCAGTCGTTCGACACGCGCGTCCTGCTGCATTCCCTGCTGGGCTGCTTCTTCTACGGCGTGTTCGTCGCGAAGATGCTGCTGCTGCGCAAGGACGGCGCGCCCGCGTGGGCGCTGCCGGTGCTCGGCGGGCTCGTCTTCACCGGGCTGGTCGGGCTCTGGCTGAGCGCGTCGCTGTGGTTCTTCACCCAGTCCGGTTTGACCTTCTAG
- a CDS encoding DUF6292 family protein — MPGLTDTDLEFWFQRGLRAYLGEVARALGFGLESCTVDVDVPVSAYVAVDWRLRRFPERDVALLWDEVHGWAVAVEAACGEEMIVLAYLGGEDILPPPGVLVGFLTALRSGAPEPERPGSPVLRRAGRHQELLPLLPAR, encoded by the coding sequence GTGCCCGGCCTGACCGACACCGATCTCGAGTTCTGGTTCCAGCGCGGCCTGCGCGCGTATCTGGGCGAGGTGGCCAGGGCACTCGGCTTCGGCCTCGAGTCCTGCACCGTGGACGTGGACGTCCCGGTGTCGGCCTACGTGGCGGTGGACTGGCGGCTGCGCCGGTTCCCCGAACGCGACGTCGCCCTGCTCTGGGACGAGGTGCACGGCTGGGCGGTCGCGGTCGAGGCGGCGTGCGGGGAGGAGATGATCGTGCTGGCCTACCTCGGCGGCGAGGACATCCTGCCGCCGCCGGGCGTGCTCGTGGGCTTCCTGACCGCGCTGCGGTCCGGCGCGCCGGAACCGGAGCGGCCGGGGTCGCCGGTGCTGCGCCGGGCCGGCCGCCACCAAGAGCTCCTGCCGCTGCTGCCGGCCCGGTGA